Proteins from one Microcoleus sp. FACHB-831 genomic window:
- a CDS encoding photosystem II assembly protein has product MTNVIANWWRSRQFHTAIKQNNTRLAERLLEDIQKSGAKLSVLEKLFKDKLRFEQSSRDYKQQVAGLYREIGQTDLEKTSPQFVDFISSNFKLIEHDANLIQCTGIDQSIFEDLELNLVEYLNSEFDKIIPQRLTLELKAAQEDIEGLKSGQDPEYGYNLTPHVYFMKYFLENVYGAYLAWFLIYKYGLLKAKINILDIAAGPATSAYGLALLLQSSKDASLQNKMHISYYSLEQQASFQYRGLQFWRRYIEPQQTGINAYFRFETGDILNYSARINKLPEYFFDFIVISHGFFFDTDKRANSYRIYREIFEKGLKSTGYVLLIVQGRKLLNGYNVRQNDVGDREGEVIRKFVADLGLNLEWYKYMTSTGKRIPMGSGFAKFASENLPHKKYMGKLMRQYLGIKYDSTYVLDDYIILAKK; this is encoded by the coding sequence ATGACTAATGTGATTGCAAATTGGTGGCGATCGCGCCAGTTTCACACTGCTATTAAGCAAAATAACACTCGCCTTGCCGAGCGACTGTTAGAAGATATACAAAAATCAGGTGCAAAGCTATCTGTTCTAGAGAAATTATTTAAAGACAAGCTAAGATTTGAGCAGTCTTCGCGGGACTACAAGCAACAGGTAGCGGGTTTATATCGAGAAATAGGTCAAACTGACCTCGAAAAAACATCGCCCCAGTTTGTAGATTTTATATCAAGCAATTTTAAGCTAATTGAGCATGATGCAAATTTAATTCAATGTACTGGTATTGACCAATCTATTTTTGAAGACTTAGAACTTAACTTAGTAGAGTATTTAAATTCTGAATTTGATAAAATTATTCCCCAAAGGTTGACATTAGAGCTGAAAGCAGCACAAGAAGATATCGAGGGGCTAAAATCTGGACAAGACCCAGAATATGGTTATAATCTAACTCCTCATGTCTACTTTATGAAATATTTTTTAGAAAATGTCTATGGGGCTTATCTTGCTTGGTTTTTAATATATAAGTATGGCTTGCTAAAAGCAAAGATTAACATCCTTGACATTGCTGCTGGCCCCGCAACAAGCGCCTACGGATTGGCTTTACTACTACAAAGTAGTAAAGATGCCAGCTTACAAAATAAGATGCACATTTCTTATTATTCTCTAGAACAACAAGCTTCATTTCAGTATCGAGGGCTTCAATTTTGGCGTCGATATATAGAACCACAGCAGACAGGCATAAATGCTTATTTCCGATTTGAAACTGGCGACATTTTAAATTACAGCGCTCGCATAAATAAATTGCCAGAATATTTTTTTGATTTTATAGTTATCTCTCACGGCTTCTTTTTTGATACAGATAAAAGAGCAAATTCTTATAGAATTTATAGGGAAATTTTTGAGAAAGGATTGAAATCAACAGGTTATGTGTTGCTCATAGTTCAAGGCAGGAAACTATTAAACGGTTATAATGTTCGTCAAAATGACGTTGGCGATCGCGAGGGAGAGGTGATAAGAAAATTTGTAGCAGATTTAGGGTTAAACCTGGAGTGGTACAAATACATGACTTCTACAGGTAAAAGGATACCTATGGGTTCTGGGTTCGCCAAGTTTGCCAGCGAAAATCTACCCCACAAAAAATATATGGGTAAATTAATGCGGCAGTATCTGGGAATAAAATATGACTCAACTTATGTTTTAGATGATTATATAATCTTAGCTAAAAAATAG